In Colletotrichum destructivum chromosome 8, complete sequence, the following proteins share a genomic window:
- a CDS encoding Putative NACHT nucleoside triphosphatase, P-loop containing nucleoside triphosphate hydrolase — translation MAELAAIGLASNLLQFVDIGIKLFSRARESYNSASGYAEADEALLADTERLKQLVVTIRATSSDYSAAENKIQELAQEFDGTATKLVKELEGFRVVVERDEQRDSFRRRYHGFGKALRSAMKEGRSKKILEKLVGDLEKQQGLIQVYMCASSVEKQKEVLATVENLRRQNDWLEAKTTEKLEYITGDVDRVVEMMKIGQIDNLATQFDAFGTSVLAFRNETSRVNKQQRILESLQFDKIRMRQEAIKENYGATFRWIFDPANTSFSRWLTSENGIFWIRGKAGCGKSTLMKFLVSEPTMRSQLEVWGGQNKLIVASHYFWNVGNSMQKSRQGLLQTLLHEVLKELPDVIEEVCSSRWAASQHGRVAPWDEDELMAALKALAKASPKLSVRFCFFIDGLDEYTAGEDRYYGLCEDLIETLIELALVPEIKICASSRPWSSFVESFGAGEWQLKMEDLTKDDINKIAVGGLNKSKHYERLAREDSRCAQIPGIIANRAQGVILWVRLVVESLKRGLAKADTYEELQARLDELPDDLEKYFQHMLETIEPLYWESTTRVFKIMVDSGQTLPLLAFEFLDREMRDADYSLALDSKPFSADGQDLEYTYSRLTTRLNERAKDLLETTPCKDGANFLRYQFGFLHRTVRDWFRENKPLDKEIAKRKTKEFSPLLSLCRIMLALSKTIPYPDDVPDSNQVFAYSDSLMYYACKLEETYEMSGAEGDGVGHQSNEANLHASFDLLDELDRSNESRLNYRGAHWTNFKNPPKGNFKERNRKTFLAAAIQWRLSLYVEHKITEDPSLVLAKEGRPLLDYALRPTMVTPLRLPGQEGPVSATVEFLLRHGAKPNQRLHMYEGKTPWELFLAVCHVHGIRGDRAGINAVDAAQAILSMISHGADIKVVMKRSNGRLVDVLGIGEGLGLTPHYLRQIRDVIQKKMVEPTLIDILWSFIWGSRKQVGPE, via the exons atggccgagctTGCTGCCATCGGGCTGGCGAGTAACCTGCTCCAGTTTGTCGATATTGGAATAAAGCTGTTCTCCCGGGCTCGAGAAAGCTATAACTCTGCCTCAGGAtatgccgaggccgacgaagccCTGCTGGCGGACACGGAGAGGCTCAAACAGCTCGTCGTAACCATACGCGCCACAAGCTCTGACTACTCGGCTGCAGAGAACAAGATCCAAGAGTTGGCACAGGAATTCGACGGCACTGCGACGAAGCTTGTCAAAGAGCTCGAGGGCTTTCGAGTTGTGGTCGAACGAGACGAACAGCGCGACAGCTTCAGACGGAGATACCATGGCTTCGGGAAAGCACTCCGTTCTGCCATGAAGGAGGGCAGGAGTAAGAAAATACTTGAAAAGCTCGTGGGGGACctggagaagcagcaggggCTGATTCAGGTATACATGTGTGCATCTTCTGT cgagaagcagaaggaggTTTTGGCAACGGTCGAGAACCTGAGAAGACAAAACGACTGGCTGGAAGCCAAAACCACCGAGAAGCTAGAATACATCACCGGCGACGTGGACCGTGTCGTAGAGATGATGAAGATTGGGCAGATCGACAACCTCGCGACGCAGTTTGACGCCTTCGGAACAAGCGTGCTCGCTTTCCGCAACGAGACATCGCGAGTGAACAAGCAGCAGCGCATCCTCGAGAGCTTGCAGTTCGACAAGATCAGGATGAGACAAGAAGCCATCAAAGAAAATTACGGTGCTACCTTCAGGTGGATCTTTGATCCCGCCAACACCAGCTTCTCCCGGTGGCTGACGTCCGAGAATGGTATTTTTTGGATCCGGGGCAAGGCGGGGTGCGGCAAGTCGACTCTCATGAAGTTCTTGGTATCCGAGCCAACTATGAGATCCCAGCTCGAGGTCTGGGGCGGCCAAAATAAACTCATCGTAGCCAGTCACTACTTTTGGAACGTGGGTAACTCCATGCAGAAGTCTCGACAAGGGCTCCTCCAGACGCTGCTGCACGAGGTGTTGAAGGAGCTCCCGGATGTGATAGAAGAGGTTTGCAGTTCCCGTTGGGCGGCCTCGCAGCACGGGCGAGTAGCCCCctgggacgaagacgagctcATGGCCGCgctcaaggccctcgccAAGGCGTCGCCTAAACTTTCCGTCCGGTTCTGCTTCTtcatcgacggcctcgacgagtATACGGCGGGCGAGGATCGATACTACGGCCTGTGCGAGGACCTCATCGAAACCCTCATCGAGCTCGCGTTGGTGCCGGAGATCAAGATCTGCGCGTCCAGTCGGCCATGGAGCTCCTTTGTTGAATCGTTCGGTGCGGGGGAGTGGCAGCTTAAGATGGAGGATCTGACCAAGgacgacatcaacaagatcgccgtcggcgggctgAATAAGAGCAAACACTACGAGAGGCTGGCTCGGGAGGACAGCCGCTGCGCCCAGATTCCCGGCATCATCGCAAACCGGGCGCAAGGAGTCATTCTCTGGGTAAGACTGGTGGTCGAGTCTCTCAAAAGGGGGTTGGCGAAGGCGGACACGTACGAGGAACTACAGGCAAGACTAGATGAGCTACCCGATGACCTGGAGAAATACTTTCAGCATATGCTCGAGACCATCGAGCCGCTGTACTGGGAGAGCACAACGCGCGTGTTTAAGATCATGGTTGACTCTGGTCAGACGCTCCCTCTGCTTGCCTTTGAGTTCCTCGACCGGGAGATGAGAGATGCGGACTACTCACTGGCGCTGGACTCTAAGCCCTTCTCTGCGGATGGCCAGGATCTCGAGTACACGTACAGTCGCCTGACCACACGCCTCAACGAAAGGGCAAAGGACCTCCTCGAGACCACCCCCTGCAAAGACGGCGCCAACTTCCTCAGGTACCAGTTCGGCTTCCTGCATCGCACCGTGAGAGATTGGTTCAGGGAGAACAAGCCTTTGGACAAGGAGATTGCCAAAAGGAAAACCAAAGAATTCagtcctctcctctccctctgtAGGATCATGCTGGCGCTCAGCAAGACCATTCCATACCCGGACGACGTCCCCGACTCCAACCAAGTCTTCGCTTATTCGGACAGCCTCATGTACTACGCATGCAAGCTCGAGGAAACTTACGAGATGTCTGGCGCagaaggcgacggcgtcggccacCAGTCCAACGAGGCCAACCTGCACGCTTCCTTCGACCTCCTGGACGAACTCGACCGCTCCAACGAGTCGCGCCTGAACTACCGCGGCGCGCACTGGACCAACTTCAAAAACCCGCCCAAGGGGAATTTCAAAGAGCGCAACAGGAAAACGTTCCTAGCAGCGGCGATCCAGTGGAGGCTCTCACTCTATGTGGAGCACAAGATCACCGAGGATCCAAGCCTCgtgctggccaaggagggcagACCGCTGCTCGACTACGCGCtgcggccgacgatggtgacCCCGCTGCGGCTCCCGGGCCAAGAGGGCCCCGTCAGCGCTACCGTCGAGTTTCTCCTGAGACACGGGGCGAAGCCGAATCAGAGGCTGCACATGTACGAGGGCAAGACGCCGTGGGAGCTCTTTCTGGCGGTCTGCCACGTGCACGGCATCCGCGGCGACAGGGCTGGCATCAACgctgtcgacgccgcccaagCCATCCTCTCGATGATCTCGCACGGGGCGGACATCAAGGTGGTGATGAAGAGGTCGAACGGGAGGCTGGTGGACGTCCTGGGCATCGGGGAAGGTCTAGGGCTGACACCCCATTACCTTCGTCAGATCCGAGACGTGATACAGAAAAAAATGGTGGAACCGACGCTGATTGATATCCTTTGGTCGTTCATCTGGGGGAGCAGGAAACAAGTAGGCCCAGAGTGA